TTGCATCTCAGGGTTGTCCTAAACAGTTTCTTCAGAAACTGGTAGGTAAGGAGGAGTACCGCATGGCCGAGCCGTTTTTGTCGGAAATTCGCATCATGAGCTTCAATTTTGCTCCCAAGGGGTGGGCGTTGTGCAATGGGCAATTGTTGCCCATCAACCAGAACCAGGCCTTGTTTTCACTGTTGGGGACCACATATGGAGGCAATGGGCAGACCAACTTTGCCTTGCCCAACTTGCGTGGGAAGGTGCCCATTCACCAGGGCAGTGGTTTCACCTTGGGTGAGTCAGCTGGGCAGGAAAACCACACCATCACCCAGACTGAAATGCCGCAGCACATGCATGTCCTGATGTCCAACAACAACACTTTGGGGAACAATATTCCAGGAAACACTGCCGTTCTGTCCCAGTCCTCAGGTGCTTTCCTTTATGGAGGAGCAGCCAATCTGGTGGCCATGGCACCCCAGGCGGTCGGGACTGTTGGAGGCTCCCAAGCCCACCCCAACATGCAGCCATACTTGACTTTGAACTTTTGCATTGCCCTGCAGGGCATTTTTCCCAGCCAGAGCTGATCGGAGGACGTATGGCACAACCTTATGTTGGAGAAATTCGGATGTTTGCAGGCAACTTTGCGCCTGTGGGATGGATGTTGTGTGATGGTCAACTGTTGCCCATCTCAGAATACGAAACCCTGTTTCAACTGATTGGAACCACCTATGGAGGGGATGGAGAATCCACTTTTGCCCTTCCCAACTTGCAGAGTCGCATTCCCATTCACATGGGCACAGGAAGTTTTGGAACCACCTATCAGCTTGGAGAAATGGGCGGGGTGGAAAGTGTGACCCTGACCACCCAGCAGATTCCTGCTCACACCCACGCTTTGCTGGCCACTGCTTCCACAGCCACCCTGTCCAGTCCAGCTGGACAGGTGCTTGCGCCTTCAGTGGATGGCAGTGTGCTGGGTTACGGGACCGACAATCCAGTGTCTCCTCTGGCTGCAGGCAGCATCACGCCGGTGGGTGGAAACCAACCGCATGAGAACACCCAGCCTTTCTTGTGCATCAATTACATCATTTCGATGTTCGGCATTTTCCCATCCCCCACCTGAGGAGACAGAACATGGCAGATCCTTTTGTTGCAGAAATTCGCATCTTTCCCTTCTACTTTGCTCCCACTGGCTGGGCTTTCTGTAATGGGCAAATCCTTCCCATTTCTCAGAACACGGCCCTTTTCTCTTTGCTGGGAACCACTTATGGCGGAGATGGCAAATCCACCTTTGCCCTTCCTGATTTGCAGGGCAGTGCAGCCATGCATCCTGGGCAGGGACAGGGACTCTCCCTTCGTGATCTGGGAGAGATCGGTGGAGCCCAGTATGTCACTTTGTTGCAAACTGAAATGCCTGCGCACAGCCACACCCTCAGTGCCTCTCTGGGAGAAGCCACTGAACGTGCACCTGCTGGTCAGATGCCTGCTTCAGGGGTGGGCGTCGGCCTGTTCAGTGTCAGTTCTGCAAACAGCATGATGGCTTTTGAAGGCCTTGCTCCTGCGGGTGGCTCTATGCCCCACAACAACATGCAGCCCTACCTCACCCTGAATTTTTGCATTGCTCTGCAAGGCGTGTATCCTTCCAGAGGCTGAGTTCTCTTTTTCTGGCAGGCGTGAATTTCACGCCTGTTTTTGTTAGGTTGGAGCCATGACCCTGACTGAAAACCTTCCAGTTGTGCTTCGCACTGTCATCCAGCAGGATTATCCGATGCTCTTTCAGATTTATGCCAGCACCCGTGACGATGTGATGCAGGTGGGCTGGACCGATGAGCAGAAGCATGCTTTTCTGGTTCAGCAATTCACTGCACAGGACAGCCAGTACCGCGAACATTATCAGGGGGCTGACTTTCTGGTCATTGAACTTCAGGGGCAGACCATTGGTCGCCTTTACTTGCACCGCACCCGCAAAGAACACCGCCTGATGGAAGTCACCTTGTTGCCCCAGTACCGCAATCAAGGTCTGGGCACAGCCCTGATGCATGCACTGATGGAACAGGCAGACGCAGCAGGTTTGCCCCTCACCTTGCATGTGGAGCAATTCAATCCTGCTTACCAGATGTACCAGCGTCTGGGATTTCAGGATGTGGAACAGAGAGGCATGTACATGTTCATGGAGCGTCCTGCACCTCAGCAGCAGGATTGAATTTCAGCAAAAGCAGCCCTGCTCAAAACCTTGCAGGGCTGCTTTTCATGTCAGATCAGGTGAAAATCACTTCAAAGACCGTCCCTCTGGCATCAGGTTGCAAGGGGACCATGAACACATCCAGAGGTTCCAGAGCCGCATGGGTGAGGTGGTAAATGCCCTGGGGGACCAGCCGTTTCTGGATGTCCACAAAAATCAGGGAGTAAGGTTTGCGGCCAGAGGTGGGCAGCACATCGCCACCCAACAGGTGGGCTTCTGCCAGTCGAACTTCAAAAGCTTCTTGTGGATTCACCTGCACATGAAAGGTTTCTCCAATCAGGGGTTGAAAGTGTTCAATGGTGAGGGTGCGCAGCATCTCGGTCATCAAAAAATCCTCCGGTTCAGTGGTTCTTTCCCATGATACTGGAGGATTTTGCAACCCATGCTTCACTCGTTGAACACAGAAGCCCTCGCCCCGAGTTGAACCGGAAGGGTGAGGCGTTTGCCGTCCCGTTCCACCTGCAAACGCACCACTTCGCCAATTTGTTTGCGGCGCACCACCCCGATCAGTTCATCGAAGTTGCGCACACGGGTGCCATCGATGGCCAGAATGTAATCGGCTTTGAGCACCTGTTCGGTGGACCCGTCGTTCATGCGGACATTTTCAGAACGCTCTGGACGCAAACCTGCTTTTTCTGCAGGGCTGTTTTGCTGGACTCCGCCCACCCGCACGCCCGGATCAAAGGAAGAGGCATGAATGGAAGACCGCACCCCGAGCACTGGCACGTCTCGCTTGACCCCAGAGTAAAGCTCTCCCAGCACTTTCTGTTCCTGATTCATGGGAACGGCGTAAGCGGTGCGGCTCTCGTCTTCATAAATGCGGATGTAACTGATCACACCCACCACCTGCCCCTTGGCATTGACCACGGGGCCACCAGAGTCACCGGGGGCAATTGGGGCCTGCATTTCCATGGTGCCCGGTGGGAAGTCTGCTCTGGAAGCAGCCACATCCAGATCGATCACTTTGCCGACCCGGCGTTGCAGGAAGTCTCCGCCACTGTTGCCCACCGCCAGGATGGAATCTCCAACATTGGGATGGGTGGCGGCCAGAGGCAAAAAGTTGGGTTTGTCGATGCGGACTTTCAGCAGGGCCAGATCGGTGTTGTTGTCGAACCCCACCACATCTGCAGTGAAGCGCCTTGCATTGGGAAGCACCACCCGGACCTGTTCACGGAATTCCACCACGTGGTAAGCGGTCAGGGCATAGCCTTCTTCATCAATGAAAAAGCCTGTACCAATGACCACCCCATCCGAGGCGTCCCGTTCGATTTTGAAACTGGAGGCCCGAACTGTGCGGAACAGTTGATCTTCCTGACTGCCGCTTTGCAGCACCACAGGCTCTGGAGGTTTGACAAACGTTTCTTGTATCTGCTGGGTGGCTTTGGGAAACACCAGCAGCAGAATGCCAATCAGAACCACAAAGGTGAGGCAGCCTTTCATTAGTCTTCAGTATAAAGTCTGTCCATGACAGAAACCGTTGTGAACATTAAGATTCATGTGCAGTTTGGCCAACAAAGGTTTCATGTTTTTGTGGACCTCGACCAGAGGGTATAGTTTGGGCATGGCTTACTGGCTTCTGAAAAGTGAACCGGACGTTTTCGGCTACCCTGACCTTGAGCGTGTGCAAAAGGAACCGTGGAATGGGGTGCGCAACTATCAGGCGCGCAACCACCTGCGTTCCATGCAGGAAGGGGATCTGGCCTTTTTTTACCACTCCAACAGCAACCCCTCGGGCATTGCAGGAATCTGCAAAATTGCCCGGTCTGCCTACCCAGACAACCTGCAATTTGATCCAGAGAGCAAATACTTTGACCCCAAGAGCACTTCTGAAAACCCGAGGTGGAGCATGGTGGATGTGGTGCCTGTACGTGCTTTGCCCTTGCTTTCTCTGGAAACCCTGAGAAGTTTGCCTGAACTCTCAGACATGCTCCTGCTCAGAAAAGGCAACCGCCTGTCGGTCATGCCTGTGACTGAAGCAGAGTGGAAAGCCATTCTGGACCATGTCGATTCAATTTCAGCCCCTGCAACCTGAGCATCTGGCGTTGCTGCATGGCTGGCTTCAGAAAGCCCATGTTCGGGCTTTCTGGGACGATGGAGCACGCACGTTGCAGGACGTGCAAAGCCATTATTTTGCTCTGGATTGGGATGTGGACCCTTACCTCATCGTGTGGCAAGAGGAGCCCATTGGCTACA
The DNA window shown above is from Deinococcus misasensis DSM 22328 and carries:
- a CDS encoding GNAT family N-acetyltransferase is translated as MTLTENLPVVLRTVIQQDYPMLFQIYASTRDDVMQVGWTDEQKHAFLVQQFTAQDSQYREHYQGADFLVIELQGQTIGRLYLHRTRKEHRLMEVTLLPQYRNQGLGTALMHALMEQADAAGLPLTLHVEQFNPAYQMYQRLGFQDVEQRGMYMFMERPAPQQQD
- a CDS encoding phage tail protein — protein: MAQPYVGEIRMFAGNFAPVGWMLCDGQLLPISEYETLFQLIGTTYGGDGESTFALPNLQSRIPIHMGTGSFGTTYQLGEMGGVESVTLTTQQIPAHTHALLATASTATLSSPAGQVLAPSVDGSVLGYGTDNPVSPLAAGSITPVGGNQPHENTQPFLCINYIISMFGIFPSPT
- a CDS encoding DUF6916 family protein, with the translated sequence MTEMLRTLTIEHFQPLIGETFHVQVNPQEAFEVRLAEAHLLGGDVLPTSGRKPYSLIFVDIQKRLVPQGIYHLTHAALEPLDVFMVPLQPDARGTVFEVIFT
- a CDS encoding EVE domain-containing protein — protein: MAYWLLKSEPDVFGYPDLERVQKEPWNGVRNYQARNHLRSMQEGDLAFFYHSNSNPSGIAGICKIARSAYPDNLQFDPESKYFDPKSTSENPRWSMVDVVPVRALPLLSLETLRSLPELSDMLLLRKGNRLSVMPVTEAEWKAILDHVDSISAPAT
- a CDS encoding S1C family serine protease — translated: MKGCLTFVVLIGILLLVFPKATQQIQETFVKPPEPVVLQSGSQEDQLFRTVRASSFKIERDASDGVVIGTGFFIDEEGYALTAYHVVEFREQVRVVLPNARRFTADVVGFDNNTDLALLKVRIDKPNFLPLAATHPNVGDSILAVGNSGGDFLQRRVGKVIDLDVAASRADFPPGTMEMQAPIAPGDSGGPVVNAKGQVVGVISYIRIYEDESRTAYAVPMNQEQKVLGELYSGVKRDVPVLGVRSSIHASSFDPGVRVGGVQQNSPAEKAGLRPERSENVRMNDGSTEQVLKADYILAIDGTRVRNFDELIGVVRRKQIGEVVRLQVERDGKRLTLPVQLGARASVFNE
- a CDS encoding phage tail protein yields the protein MADPFVAEIRIFPFYFAPTGWAFCNGQILPISQNTALFSLLGTTYGGDGKSTFALPDLQGSAAMHPGQGQGLSLRDLGEIGGAQYVTLLQTEMPAHSHTLSASLGEATERAPAGQMPASGVGVGLFSVSSANSMMAFEGLAPAGGSMPHNNMQPYLTLNFCIALQGVYPSRG
- a CDS encoding phage tail protein, which produces MSFNFAPKGWALCNGQLLPINQNQALFSLLGTTYGGNGQTNFALPNLRGKVPIHQGSGFTLGESAGQENHTITQTEMPQHMHVLMSNNNTLGNNIPGNTAVLSQSSGAFLYGGAANLVAMAPQAVGTVGGSQAHPNMQPYLTLNFCIALQGIFPSQS